From one Candidatus Cloacimonas sp. genomic stretch:
- a CDS encoding 1-acyl-sn-glycerol-3-phosphate acyltransferase: protein MKSLIWEVCFCLYLLIYLIIFGLYLIVRVFLPRKVSHSIVKFVVRFWARTVILSTGSKVEVVGKEN from the coding sequence ATGAAATCACTAATTTGGGAAGTTTGTTTCTGTCTGTATTTGCTTATCTACCTGATAATTTTTGGGCTCTATCTGATAGTGAGAGTTTTCCTGCCTCGCAAGGTCTCCCATAGCATTGTGAAATTTGTGGTTAGATTTTGGGCGAGAACAGTGATTCTTTCCACAGGTAGCAAAGTGGAAGTTGTGGGGAAAGAAAATTT